The Ascidiaceihabitans donghaensis genome includes the window CACAATGACGGATCACGCACGCGCCTCGTCCATCAAACGGCGCATTTCGGCAATGGCGGGATTCAACCCACGAAAAATCGCTTCACCAATCAGAAAATGCCCGATATTCAGTTCTTTAACCTCTGGAAAGGCCGCCACGGGTTGCACCGTCTCATAGGTCAAACCATGACCGACATGGACTTCTAGGCCAAGATCATGGGCAAAGCTGCTCATCTCGCGCATGGCTTCCAGTTCACGGTCGCGGTCGTTGATGCGGCCTTCATGATGCGCGTCGCAATAGGCACCTGAGTGCAATTCAACCACTTCGGCACCAATGCGGTGCGCGGCCTCGATCTGGCGTTTGTCTGCAGCGATAAAGATTGACACCCGGCTGCCTGCTTCGCGCAGGGGCGCTATGAAATGGGCCAGCCTGTTTTCTTCACGGGCGACTTCCAAACCGCCTTCAGTTGTGCGTTCTTCGCGCTTTTCCGGCACGATGCACACAGCATGGGGTTTGTGACGCAAAGCAATTGCCTGCATTTCTTCAGTGGCCGCCATCTCGAAGTTCAGCGGCACCGTAAGCATGTCCATTAACCCGTCAATATCTGCATCCGAGATGTGGCGCCTGTCTTCGCGCAGATGGGCTGTGATGCCGTCACACCCGGCCTCCTGCGCGATCTGCGCGGCGCGTAGTGGGTCAGGCGTGTCGCCACCACGTGCGTTGCGCACGGTGGCCACGTGGTCGATGTTGATGCCCAAACGCAGTTTTTCATCCGATGTCATAACGCACCTTTCTTCGTATTGGCTTTCGTTTTGGCCTTTTCGTCGGTTTTGATCTGGCCAAGAAGATATTTAGGGCAAAAGAAGCGCGCGGCACCGGCAAAGTACACAGGTTTATTGTACCGACACAGCGCAAACGCGGCTGCGCACTATTCTTCAATTTTGCGTTTGGCTTCGGCTTTGGCCGCTGCTTTGGCCTTCAAAGCTTCGAATTTGGCCTTGATCACGCCTTTGCGACGGTGCTGATAGGCGCGGATCAAAGGCACCGAAATATAGTAGCAAACGGTCGCACATAGGATGCCCGGCAAGATGCCCCCGACCAGATAGGGGTAGAAAACCTCATGATAGAACACCATGATTCCGTGCCAGTCGGTGGCTTGCCCCGTTGCCACGTTTTTCATGTTCAGCCAAAGGTCAGCCGCAGCGTCCCAGAATTTGCCGCCAAAAGACCGTTGCGCGCCTTCTTCCATTTCGGTGCCCAGCAACCAGTGCCCCGTTTTCAAGGCGGCAAGGCCAATGGGAACATACGTCAGTGGGTTTCCGAAAAAGGTCGCCATCAAAGAGGCCAGCATGTTGCCGCGCATAAGCCGCGCGATCAAAGCGGCCACAATGAAGTGCATGCCATAAAAGGGGGTGAACGTGGTAAAGACACCGGCCCAAATGCCGCGCGCAATGCGTTCGGGACTGTCCGGCAAACGGCGGACCCGATGTTTGACATAGTGAAACGCACGCGCCCAACCGCCGCGTGGCCAAAGAAATTCGGCCACCGCACGCAAAACCGGTTTTGGGTCGCGGCGTTTAAAAATCACCGTGGTGTCCTTTGTCGTTTCAGACGGTACGGGCCTTTTCAGGGCCGGTACGCGCCATATCTCTTTGCCGCTCAACGCTGGCGACATCGCTTTCGGCTTCCAACGCGCCCACAAGGGAATGCAGGTGTGCCACGTCTCTTAATTCCACATAGATCAGCAAACTGTAAAAGTCAGGTTTCCGATCCACAAAATGTAAGTCTGAGATATTTGCGCCAGTCTCACCAATCAAGGTGCAGGTGCGACCCAAGACACCTGCATCGTTCCCGATGGTCAACTTCAACGTCGCCCCATATTGCGCAGCGTGGCTGCCATCGTGCCAATGCAGGTCCAACCAACGATCGGGTTGCTGTTCAAAGGCTTCCAGTCGTTCGCAATCAATGGTGTGCACAACAACGCCTGTGCCGCGCTGCGTGATCCCGATGATCCGTTCTCCGGGCAAAGGCTGGCAACAGCTGGCGCGTTCAAACGACTGGCCCGGCGCCAAACCGATAACCGCCCTATGCGCATCCACGGACGCACCGGATTTTTGTTGCAGATCGGGGTAGATGGCCTGCACCACCTCGCGGCCCGTCAATTCGGCTGACCCCAAACGCGCCAGAACCTCATCGCCATCTTTCAATCGCAACTGTTTGGCAGCAGAGGCCAGCGCTTTGTCCGTGGCCTTCTTTTTGACGTTGCCGAAGGCAGATCGCGCCAGTTCGCGGCCCAGTTTGATAAACCGTTCACGGTCCGCTTCGCGCAAAGACCGCCGAATGGCAGATTTCGCTTTGCCGGTTTGGGCAATGTCCAACCATGTTGCTTGGGGCGTTTGCCCTTCGGCGGTTACAACTTCCACCGATTGCCCGTTTTTCACACGGGTCCACAGCGGCACACGCATCCCGTCCACTTTGGCCCCCACACAGGCGTTGCCGATGCGCGTGTGGATGGCATAGGCAAAATCGATAGGTGTCGCCCCACGCGGCAATTTCACCACCTCGCCTTTCGGAGTGAAGCAAAAAACCTGATCCGAATACATTTCGAGCTTTACGGCCTCAAGAAAGTCCTCGTGATTATCTTCGCCATCAAACTGTTCGGTCAGTTGCGCAATCCATTTGGCCGGATCTACAGCAAAGGGGTTCTGGGTGCGCACGCCATCGCGGTAAGACCAATGCGCGGCAACACCGGATTCTGCCACATCATGCATTTGGCGGGTCCGAATTTGCACCTCTACCCGTTTGCCGTCGCGGCCCGACACTGTGGTATGAATAGAACGGTATCCATTGGATTTTGGCTGGCTGATATAGTCTTTGAAACGGCCCGGCACAGCCCGCCACCGTTGGTGGATGGCCCCCAAAATCCGGTAGCAGTCTTCTTCGGTGCCCGTCACGATCCGAAATCCGTAAATATCGCTGAGACGGCTAAAGGACTGTTCTTTTTCCTGCATTTTGCGCCAAATCGAATAGGGCTTTTTGGCGCGGCCAAACACATCAGCTTCAATATCGACTTTCTCAAGTTCCAAACGCATATCACCGGTAATGCGTTGGATCACGTCACCGGTTTCGCGTTGCAGTGTGATAAAGCGGCGAATGATGCTGGCGCGGCCTTCTGAATTGAGAACGCGAAACGCAAGGTCTTCCAGTTCTTCACGCATCCACTGCATGCCCATGCGGCCTGCCAATGGCGCAAAAATGTCCATGGTTTCGCGGGCCTTCTGGACCTGCTTTTCGGGGCGCATGGATTT containing:
- a CDS encoding pyridoxine 5'-phosphate synthase translates to MTSDEKLRLGINIDHVATVRNARGGDTPDPLRAAQIAQEAGCDGITAHLREDRRHISDADIDGLMDMLTVPLNFEMAATEEMQAIALRHKPHAVCIVPEKREERTTEGGLEVAREENRLAHFIAPLREAGSRVSIFIAADKRQIEAAHRIGAEVVELHSGAYCDAHHEGRINDRDRELEAMREMSSFAHDLGLEVHVGHGLTYETVQPVAAFPEVKELNIGHFLIGEAIFRGLNPAIAEMRRLMDEARA
- a CDS encoding DUF2062 domain-containing protein, which translates into the protein MIFKRRDPKPVLRAVAEFLWPRGGWARAFHYVKHRVRRLPDSPERIARGIWAGVFTTFTPFYGMHFIVAALIARLMRGNMLASLMATFFGNPLTYVPIGLAALKTGHWLLGTEMEEGAQRSFGGKFWDAAADLWLNMKNVATGQATDWHGIMVFYHEVFYPYLVGGILPGILCATVCYYISVPLIRAYQHRRKGVIKAKFEALKAKAAAKAEAKRKIEE
- a CDS encoding RelA/SpoT family protein, encoding MTTADDLIALVRTYNPKTNEALIRAAYDYGGEMHEGQFRHSGEPYFTHPVAVAAILTEQRLDDATIITALLHDTIEDTKASYAEVSELFGEETAKLVDGVTKLTNLQLTSSETKQAENFRKLFMAMSKDLRVILVKLADRLHNMRTIKSMRPEKQVQKARETMDIFAPLAGRMGMQWMREELEDLAFRVLNSEGRASIIRRFITLQRETGDVIQRITGDMRLELEKVDIEADVFGRAKKPYSIWRKMQEKEQSFSRLSDIYGFRIVTGTEEDCYRILGAIHQRWRAVPGRFKDYISQPKSNGYRSIHTTVSGRDGKRVEVQIRTRQMHDVAESGVAAHWSYRDGVRTQNPFAVDPAKWIAQLTEQFDGEDNHEDFLEAVKLEMYSDQVFCFTPKGEVVKLPRGATPIDFAYAIHTRIGNACVGAKVDGMRVPLWTRVKNGQSVEVVTAEGQTPQATWLDIAQTGKAKSAIRRSLREADRERFIKLGRELARSAFGNVKKKATDKALASAAKQLRLKDGDEVLARLGSAELTGREVVQAIYPDLQQKSGASVDAHRAVIGLAPGQSFERASCCQPLPGERIIGITQRGTGVVVHTIDCERLEAFEQQPDRWLDLHWHDGSHAAQYGATLKLTIGNDAGVLGRTCTLIGETGANISDLHFVDRKPDFYSLLIYVELRDVAHLHSLVGALEAESDVASVERQRDMARTGPEKARTV